One genomic window of Verrucomicrobiia bacterium includes the following:
- a CDS encoding DEAD/DEAH box helicase, translating into VTALREGKDVVVQAPTGSGKTLIFELWSHGGKPRGQAIYTVPTRALANDKLAEWRTRGWNVGIATGDLAENLEAPILVATLETQKSRLIRGEGPALLVVDEYQMIRDPDRGLNYELALALAPAHTQLLLLSGSVANPHHVVQWLNRLGRQAVLIRHEKRPVPLEEVHANNLNYNVPAEIRGYWARFCAKALADDLGPVLLFAPRRQAAEMMAADLARNLPNPNPLHLSADQKQIVGEHLGRLLKARVTYHHSGLSYAARAGVIEPLAKAGQLRVVVATMGLAAGINFSLRSVALAGDSYRRDAVEQPLRADEILQMFGRAGRRGLDETGFVLVTSNEIRLLDARPCHLSRTGAVDWGALLGIMAAAADAGRSPFHEAVRVQERLFTSKPVFLGVEQSLKHPNVPCGLHTDAERARHVRKRVREMFNSRGEWQLMPTFVDVPLRDIRTYAAPANAPAKPTVTEGTPPVLRPLLAHSPALEKVGNGTLLVLEEEDGHKIYGRALTVADKLNGERVLLAKWVRKLTNWSLRQVPEKVWEESVAPALVEKLARAQRTPVQKFWHRGHQIVANVSLAALTLRVPVDVHGVALWRPTEREVLPPDCARCSLLEVCKQLETTSGTALLWRRLNLVDTTGRPTLRGRLVSFFQQGDGLAIAAALEDETYPLDELIYDLANLDAGFRFCGDENRWAGRLALVCHERFKLQTIPGYLENGLPPKYGYGAEAVVHAVHKNPLSKHTFITDLTGAGDIDRVVIEWRSLLRQISHAPALDWPRWQALQAMARTFLQETESPTLTELPRLEFNQTRRVDHRLHLRRH; encoded by the coding sequence CGTCACCGCCTTGCGTGAGGGCAAGGACGTGGTGGTTCAGGCGCCCACCGGCTCAGGCAAGACGTTGATCTTCGAGTTGTGGTCACATGGCGGCAAGCCGCGCGGCCAGGCCATTTACACCGTGCCGACCCGCGCGCTCGCGAACGACAAACTGGCGGAATGGCGGACGCGTGGCTGGAACGTTGGCATCGCCACGGGCGACCTCGCGGAAAACCTGGAGGCGCCCATTCTCGTTGCGACCCTGGAAACCCAGAAGTCCCGTCTGATTCGCGGCGAAGGTCCGGCCCTGCTCGTGGTGGACGAATATCAGATGATTCGCGATCCCGATCGCGGCTTGAACTACGAGCTGGCCCTTGCGCTCGCGCCGGCCCACACCCAGTTGCTCCTGCTCAGCGGCAGCGTCGCGAATCCCCATCACGTTGTGCAATGGTTGAACCGGCTCGGCCGGCAGGCGGTTTTGATTCGCCACGAAAAACGTCCGGTGCCGCTCGAAGAGGTGCACGCGAACAATCTCAATTACAACGTGCCCGCCGAAATCCGCGGCTACTGGGCGCGCTTCTGCGCCAAGGCGCTCGCGGACGATCTCGGACCGGTTCTGCTTTTTGCGCCACGCCGCCAGGCGGCGGAGATGATGGCCGCCGACTTGGCGCGCAACCTGCCGAATCCGAATCCGCTGCATCTGAGCGCCGACCAGAAGCAGATTGTCGGCGAACACCTGGGTCGTCTGCTCAAGGCGCGGGTGACCTATCACCATAGCGGTCTCAGCTATGCGGCGCGGGCGGGCGTCATTGAACCACTCGCCAAGGCCGGGCAGTTGCGCGTGGTCGTCGCGACGATGGGCCTCGCGGCCGGCATTAATTTCTCGCTGCGCAGTGTTGCACTGGCCGGCGATTCCTACCGGCGCGATGCCGTCGAACAACCGCTGCGAGCGGACGAAATCCTGCAAATGTTCGGCCGCGCAGGCCGCCGCGGGCTTGATGAAACGGGCTTTGTGCTCGTGACATCGAACGAAATCCGGCTGCTCGACGCCCGGCCTTGTCACCTGTCGCGCACGGGCGCGGTGGACTGGGGCGCACTGCTCGGCATCATGGCTGCGGCGGCCGACGCCGGACGGTCGCCCTTTCACGAGGCCGTGCGCGTGCAGGAACGGTTGTTCACCAGCAAGCCGGTTTTTCTCGGTGTGGAGCAATCGCTCAAGCATCCCAACGTCCCCTGCGGTTTGCATACGGATGCCGAGCGGGCGCGGCACGTGCGCAAACGGGTGCGCGAGATGTTCAACAGCCGCGGCGAATGGCAGCTCATGCCCACGTTCGTTGACGTGCCGTTGCGGGACATTCGCACGTATGCGGCCCCGGCAAACGCCCCGGCAAAACCCACCGTAACGGAAGGCACCCCACCCGTGCTGCGTCCATTGCTCGCGCATTCGCCCGCATTGGAAAAAGTAGGCAACGGCACCCTGCTCGTGCTTGAAGAAGAGGATGGGCACAAAATTTACGGTCGCGCGCTGACCGTGGCGGACAAGTTGAACGGCGAACGCGTGCTGCTCGCCAAATGGGTCCGCAAGCTGACAAACTGGAGCCTGCGGCAGGTGCCGGAAAAAGTCTGGGAGGAAAGTGTCGCACCGGCCCTGGTTGAAAAGCTCGCCCGGGCGCAACGCACTCCGGTGCAGAAATTCTGGCATCGCGGCCACCAGATCGTTGCAAACGTCAGTCTTGCGGCCCTGACCCTGCGCGTGCCGGTGGACGTCCACGGCGTGGCCTTGTGGAGGCCAACGGAACGCGAAGTGCTGCCGCCGGATTGCGCGCGGTGTTCGTTACTCGAGGTGTGCAAGCAGCTGGAAACCACCAGCGGCACCGCCCTGCTCTGGCGCCGGCTGAATCTCGTAGATACCACGGGGCGGCCCACGCTGCGCGGGCGCCTGGTCAGCTTCTTTCAGCAGGGCGACGGGCTGGCCATTGCCGCGGCGTTGGAAGACGAAACCTACCCGCTCGACGAACTGATTTACGACCTGGCGAATCTTGACGCGGGGTTCCGTTTTTGCGGGGATGAAAACCGCTGGGCGGGCCGGCTGGCGCTGGTTTGTCACGAACGCTTCAAGCTCCAGACCATTCCGGGCTATCTCGAAAACGGCCTGCCGCCGAAGTATGGTTACGGCGCCGAGGCCGTCGTGCATGCCGTGCACAAGAATCCGCTGAGCAAGCACACCTTCATCACTGACCTGACGGGCGCAGGCGACATCGACCGGGTAGTCATCGAATGGCGCAGTTTGCTCCGCCAGATCAGCCACGCGCCGGCGTTGGACTGGCCGCGCTGGCAGGCCTTGCAGGCCATGGCCAGGACCTTTTTGCAGGAAACCGAATCACCTACGTTGACCGAGCTGCCGCGGCTGGAATTCAATCAAACGCGCCGGGTGGACCATCGCCTGCACCTGCGTCGTCATTGA
- a CDS encoding zinc ribbon domain-containing protein encodes MSRDDTPLPPVSASDAAGESELCRQCLAPNPPGVAFCGQCGAPLSSYAATGPFEHLFAEGHAYRRAAEQPQNWVVVLGIWLIFGFALLGGAVLFVIGIESGAWTQRLLGLVLALIALLMLFKTTRNFIRQRRGRQRREPTPAAVNDDAGAGDGPPGAFD; translated from the coding sequence ATGAGCCGTGACGATACTCCGCTCCCGCCCGTTTCGGCATCCGACGCTGCGGGCGAAAGTGAGTTGTGTCGTCAGTGCCTTGCGCCCAATCCGCCGGGCGTCGCGTTTTGCGGGCAGTGTGGTGCCCCGCTGAGCAGTTACGCGGCCACGGGTCCATTCGAACACCTCTTTGCGGAAGGACACGCGTATCGGCGCGCCGCCGAACAGCCGCAGAACTGGGTTGTGGTGCTGGGCATCTGGTTGATTTTTGGCTTCGCGTTGCTGGGCGGTGCGGTCCTGTTCGTCATCGGCATCGAAAGCGGCGCGTGGACGCAACGGTTGTTGGGACTGGTTCTGGCCCTGATTGCGCTGCTGATGCTGTTCAAGACCACGCGGAATTTCATCCGGCAAAGGCGCGGCCGCCAGCGGCGGGAACCGACGCCGGCGGCGGTCAATGACGACGCAGGTGCAGGCGATGGTCCACCCGGCGCGTTTGATTGA